The DNA window TCCGCTATTGTTACCCAAAGAAAAGAAAGCGATACCGTACGGTTTCTTTCAGGAATTTTTGAAGGGCAGACTACCGGGACGCCGATCGGGTTTATTATTGAAAACGAAAATCAGAAATCAAAAGATTACGATCATATTGCACAGTCTTACCGCCCAAGCCATGCTGATTTTACCTATGACCGGAAATTCGGCATCAGGGATTACCGCGGTGGCGGAAAATCTTCTGCCCGGGAAACCATGAACTGGGTCGTAGCCGGAGCATTGGCAAAACAGCTTTTAAAGACTGTTGAAATCAATGCCTATGTGTCTTCCGTAGGTGATATTTTCTGTGAAAAACCTTATCAGGCACTAGACTTTTCCCTTACGGAAAGTAATGAAGTGCGCTGTCCTGACGCAGAAACTGCAGAAAAAATGATTGCCCGTATCAAGGAAATAAAAAAAGAAGGCAATACCATAGGCGGAACTATTACCTGTGTCATCAAAAACGTTCCTGCCGGTATCGGAGAGCCTGTTTTCTCAAAACTGCAGGCTGAACTGGCGAAAGCCATGCTGAATATCAATGCATGTAAAGGCTTTGAATACGGAAGCGGATTCTGCGGCGCCAAAATGACCGGGAAGGAACACAATGATCTTTTTAATACCGATTTCACCACCCAGTCCAACCTCTCGGGCGGGATCCAGGGCGGAATTTCAAACGGTATGGACATTTATTTCCGGGTAGCATTCAAACCGGTTGCTACGGTTCTGCGGCCTCAGGAAAGTGTTGACCGTGACGGTAATGCGGTCATGGTGGAAGGCAAGGGTAGACATGATCCATGTGTGCTGCCACGGGCCGTACCGGTGGTGGAAAGCCTGGCTGCTTTTGTCCTGGCAGATTTATACCTGATCGATAAAACAAGAAATATCAACCATTTTTAAATATTTTGGTAATGAAAAATTACTGGGAAAATGCCATTACGTTTAACGAATATGTGGCTATAGGAAAACAGAGGCTGGAATATCCGGGCAACGAACATGACCTGGAATATAAGCCGTATTACGAACTGGGGCTACAGAGAATTGAGAGGACACTGAAAAAATACCTCCCGGATCCGGAGCAGCTTGCTGAACTTGAAACCAAGCAGTTTACCGGAAAGATCCTGATTATTTCCGAAGTATGGTGCGGTGATGCCAGCGCCACGGTTCCTGCACTGGTAAAATTCTTTGAAGGCCACAACGACGTGAAAATTTTCCTCAGGGATTCCGATAAAAGCCTGATCAGCCAGTTCCTGACCAATGGTACGGAATCGATCCCGAAAGTAATCATCCTGGATGAAAATAATGGGGTGAAAGCTTCCTGGGGACCGAGGCCTGCCTACGGAAGAGAATTGCTGATGAAGCACAAGGTTGATCCTGATGGCTATCCTAAAGAACATTTTTATAATGACCTGCAAATCTATTATGCTAAAAACAGAGGCAAAGATGCGGTGCAGGAAATTCTGGATCTGCTATGAAAAAAGGAATCATTTACATTATCCTAGTACTGGTGATAGCCGGTATATTCCTGATCCCCGGAGTGAAGAACTTCCTCCAGGAACAGTTCTTTCCTGTAGCGACCATTGAAAATGCAGTGACTGTTCCTGCCGAAGACTATGATATAGAGCTGCAGGGCATCAATGTGCCGGACACTAATCTTAAGAATTTCAAAGACAAAACGGTTTTCCTTAATTTCTGGGGAACATGGTGCCCGCCGTGCCGGCAGGAATGGCCTATGATCCAGAAATTATATGAAGGCAGAAAAGATAAGGTGGACTTTATACTGATTGCAATGAATGACCAGGAGGATGCCGTCAGAAAATTCCTG is part of the Chryseobacterium camelliae genome and encodes:
- the aroC gene encoding chorismate synthase; protein product: MLNTLGNLLNLTTFGESHGPAYGGIINNFPSGLMIDQDQIQYELDRRKPGQSAIVTQRKESDTVRFLSGIFEGQTTGTPIGFIIENENQKSKDYDHIAQSYRPSHADFTYDRKFGIRDYRGGGKSSARETMNWVVAGALAKQLLKTVEINAYVSSVGDIFCEKPYQALDFSLTESNEVRCPDAETAEKMIARIKEIKKEGNTIGGTITCVIKNVPAGIGEPVFSKLQAELAKAMLNINACKGFEYGSGFCGAKMTGKEHNDLFNTDFTTQSNLSGGIQGGISNGMDIYFRVAFKPVATVLRPQESVDRDGNAVMVEGKGRHDPCVLPRAVPVVESLAAFVLADLYLIDKTRNINHF
- a CDS encoding thioredoxin family protein, yielding MKNYWENAITFNEYVAIGKQRLEYPGNEHDLEYKPYYELGLQRIERTLKKYLPDPEQLAELETKQFTGKILIISEVWCGDASATVPALVKFFEGHNDVKIFLRDSDKSLISQFLTNGTESIPKVIILDENNGVKASWGPRPAYGRELLMKHKVDPDGYPKEHFYNDLQIYYAKNRGKDAVQEILDLL
- a CDS encoding TlpA family protein disulfide reductase yields the protein MKKGIIYIILVLVIAGIFLIPGVKNFLQEQFFPVATIENAVTVPAEDYDIELQGINVPDTNLKNFKDKTVFLNFWGTWCPPCRQEWPMIQKLYEGRKDKVDFILIAMNDQEDAVRKFLKENNYSVPVYIAQSPISEKLLPKVFPTTYLLGKNGRILMKEDASKDWNTESVHRFIDTVTQ